Proteins encoded by one window of Mustela erminea isolate mMusErm1 chromosome 5, mMusErm1.Pri, whole genome shotgun sequence:
- the LOC116591933 gene encoding uncharacterized protein LOC116591933 isoform X4, which yields MSSSTKIVLNKRNENFSVVSEKPQKNGWWEGSVRPAAVGHEGREMDRLERSGLWGKKKPRLEEEKAGSELQQILPSDARGNPRQQRKGRPPKLAQWLTGFSGRFLRNKRPRNVFHLTENSKGFCSRVHHFVQYLLYVPALQMSLWAPGGDWAQQEVCLDPQGFLELVQDGWFLEACQSISRLEEEGQDCGAQYEAVARSMWQVVQQALDGTGPSQELEQKLRAVLATVEWTQDQHERRKASAPQDSGVATWAGQLNKLLRNDAETQVPTLGPKDQLDLYLEKLDKAVRQGLGSPRASRLGTCLWEVYRTYFHEVLLGRLSELTQSCGADLKSCQVLYTWGKTNLFEQPGRETLAKACRTSWEPVVGHLLDPLMFVTWMSQMQQMLVGLIQEELRKHLDRVLFYDLKKWAQCSHPTFLDVFQLLEEGMNAAHPMGLPISSQVQGMILETFSDFLKSYQQKAVGFIQQNAVAGAFPELHVLANCCILRETWQELTQKRDPLVDLGPCVQGTIHDIEDHSRDHLLPRVRALCQSLLRDHFGQKNKGLVGALQFPWQGLEGCPTVHSTATYELSPRPLHLFVLLGEQRTMRRLHMVVFGEYVLALATHLKMLEPRKWEGLQHQVQTDTRALHNIFTKHRDLSLAHPKEPIMEIFQSTEHKNKETVDDWLASFRDRFPGYVSKIRCGPSCTLNGSSTHM from the exons GCTGGTGGGAGGGCTCTGTAAGGCCGGCTGCTGTCGGACACGAAGGCAGAGAGATGGACCGGCTGGAAAGAAGTGGCCTCTGGGGCAAGAAGAAACCCAggctggaagaagagaaagcaggcagcGAGCTCCAACAAATCCTGCCCAGTGATGCCCGGGGGAACCCGAGGCAACAGCGCAAGGGCCGTCCTCCAAAGCTGGCACAGTGGCTCACAGGGTTTTCGGGACGATTCCTCAGAAACAAAAGACCCCGCAATGTTTTTCATCTGACAGAAAATTCCAAAG GTTTTTGCTCACGTGTTCATCATTTCGTGCAGTATTTACTGTACGTGCCAGCCTTGCAAATGTCACTCTGGGCGCCTGGAGGGGACTGGGCACAGCAAGAAGTGTGCCTGGACCCCCAAG gCTTCCTGGAGTTGGTCCAGGATGGGTGGTTCCTGGAGGCCTGCCAGAGCATCTCCAGgttggaggaggaagggcaggactGCGGCGCCCAGTATGAGGCTGTGGCCCGGAGCATGTGGCAGGTTGTCCAGCAGGCTCTGGATGGCACCGGGCCCAGCCAGGAGCTGGAGCAGAAGCTCCGGGCGGTGCTGGCCACTGTGGAGTGGACACAGGACCAGCATGAAAGGCGGAAGGCCAGTGCCCCCCAGGACAGCGGAGTGGCCACCTGGGCTGGTCAGCTGAATAAGCTACTGAGAAATGATGCTGAGACCCAAGTGCCCACCCTGGGCCCCAAGGACCAGCTGGACCTGTACCTGGAGAAGCTAGACAAGGCAGTGAGACAGGGCCTGGGGTCCCCGCGGGCGAGCCGGTTGGGGACCTGCCTCTGGGAGGTCTACAGGACGTACTTCCACGAGGTTCTCCTTGGCCGCCTCTCCGAGCTCACTCAGTCCTGCGGTGCCGACTTGAAAAGCTGTCAGGTCCTGTACACCTGGGGCAAGACCAACTTGTTCGAGCAGCCTGG CAGGGAGACACTTGCAAAAGCGTGCCGGACCTCCTGGGAGCCAGTGGTTGGGCACCTCCTGGACCCCCTGATGTTTGTTACTTGGATGTCCCAAATGCAGCAGATGCTGGTAGGGCTGATCCAG GAAGAGTTGAGAAAGCATCTAGACAGAGTCCTGTTCTACGATCTGAAAAAGTGGGCCCAGTGTTCCCACCCAACGTTTCTCGACGTTTTCCAG CTGCTGGAAGAAGGCATGAATGCAGCACACCCCATGGGACTACCTATTAGTAGCCAGGTGCAAGGGATGATTCTGGAAACATTTTCAGACTTTCTGAAAAG CTACCAGCAGAAGGCTGTCGGCTTCATCCAGCAGAACGCGGTCGCTGGGGCCTTCCCGGAGCTGCACGTGCTGGCAAACTGCTGCATCCTCAG GGAAACGTGGCAGGAGCTGACCCAGAAACGGGATCCGCTGGTGGATCTGGGCCCCTGTGTGCAAGGGACCATCCATGACATTGAGGACCACAGCCGGGATCACCTCCTGCCTAGAGTCAGAGCCTTGTGCCAG AGTCTGCTGAGGGACCACTTCGGGCAGAAGAACAAGGGTCTGGTTGGAGCTCTGCAGTTCCCGTGGCAGGGCCTGGAGGGCTGCCCCACCGTGCACTCCACTGCCACGTACGAG CTTTCCCCCAGGCCTCtccatctctttgttcttttgggGGAGCAGAGAACCATGCGACGTTTGCACATGGTGGTCTTTGGGGAGTATGTCCTTGCCCTGGCCACCCACCTCAAGATGCTGGAGCCCAGGAAGTGGGAGGGCCTGCAGCATCAGGTGCAGACAGACACCAGGGCTCTGCACAACATCTTCACGAAGCACAGG GACCTCAGCTTGGCCCACCCGAAGGAGCCCATCATGGAGATCTTCCAGTCCACTGAGCACAAGAACAAGGAGACCGTGGATGACTGGCTGGCCTCCTTCCGGGACAGATTCCCGGGTTATGTGAG TAAAATCCGTTGTGGCCCGTCTTGCACTTTGAATGGCTCTTCTACCCATATGTGA
- the LOC116591933 gene encoding uncharacterized protein LOC116591933 isoform X6, whose amino-acid sequence MDRLERSGLWGKKKPRLEEEKAGSELQQILPSDARGNPRQQRKGRPPKLAQWLTGFSGRFLRNKRPRNVFHLTENSKGFCSRVHHFVQYLLYVPALQMSLWAPGGDWAQQEVCLDPQGFLELVQDGWFLEACQSISRLEEEGQDCGAQYEAVARSMWQVVQQALDGTGPSQELEQKLRAVLATVEWTQDQHERRKASAPQDSGVATWAGQLNKLLRNDAETQVPTLGPKDQLDLYLEKLDKAVRQGLGSPRASRLGTCLWEVYRTYFHEVLLGRLSELTQSCGADLKSCQVLYTWGKTNLFEQPGRETLAKACRTSWEPVVGHLLDPLMFVTWMSQMQQMLVGLIQEELRKHLDRVLFYDLKKWAQCSHPTFLDVFQLLEEGMNAAHPMGLPISSQVQGMILETFSDFLKSYQQKAVGFIQQNAVAGAFPELHVLANCCILRETWQELTQKRDPLVDLGPCVQGTIHDIEDHSRDHLLPRVRALCQSLLRDHFGQKNKGLVGALQFPWQGLEGCPTVHSTATYELSPRPLHLFVLLGEQRTMRRLHMVVFGEYVLALATHLKMLEPRKWEGLQHQVQTDTRALHNIFTKHRDLSLAHPKEPIMEIFQSTEHKNKETVDDWLASFRDRFPGYVSTQDQPCSSVDLEEIKVYRRSCCRCC is encoded by the exons ATGGACCGGCTGGAAAGAAGTGGCCTCTGGGGCAAGAAGAAACCCAggctggaagaagagaaagcaggcagcGAGCTCCAACAAATCCTGCCCAGTGATGCCCGGGGGAACCCGAGGCAACAGCGCAAGGGCCGTCCTCCAAAGCTGGCACAGTGGCTCACAGGGTTTTCGGGACGATTCCTCAGAAACAAAAGACCCCGCAATGTTTTTCATCTGACAGAAAATTCCAAAG GTTTTTGCTCACGTGTTCATCATTTCGTGCAGTATTTACTGTACGTGCCAGCCTTGCAAATGTCACTCTGGGCGCCTGGAGGGGACTGGGCACAGCAAGAAGTGTGCCTGGACCCCCAAG gCTTCCTGGAGTTGGTCCAGGATGGGTGGTTCCTGGAGGCCTGCCAGAGCATCTCCAGgttggaggaggaagggcaggactGCGGCGCCCAGTATGAGGCTGTGGCCCGGAGCATGTGGCAGGTTGTCCAGCAGGCTCTGGATGGCACCGGGCCCAGCCAGGAGCTGGAGCAGAAGCTCCGGGCGGTGCTGGCCACTGTGGAGTGGACACAGGACCAGCATGAAAGGCGGAAGGCCAGTGCCCCCCAGGACAGCGGAGTGGCCACCTGGGCTGGTCAGCTGAATAAGCTACTGAGAAATGATGCTGAGACCCAAGTGCCCACCCTGGGCCCCAAGGACCAGCTGGACCTGTACCTGGAGAAGCTAGACAAGGCAGTGAGACAGGGCCTGGGGTCCCCGCGGGCGAGCCGGTTGGGGACCTGCCTCTGGGAGGTCTACAGGACGTACTTCCACGAGGTTCTCCTTGGCCGCCTCTCCGAGCTCACTCAGTCCTGCGGTGCCGACTTGAAAAGCTGTCAGGTCCTGTACACCTGGGGCAAGACCAACTTGTTCGAGCAGCCTGG CAGGGAGACACTTGCAAAAGCGTGCCGGACCTCCTGGGAGCCAGTGGTTGGGCACCTCCTGGACCCCCTGATGTTTGTTACTTGGATGTCCCAAATGCAGCAGATGCTGGTAGGGCTGATCCAG GAAGAGTTGAGAAAGCATCTAGACAGAGTCCTGTTCTACGATCTGAAAAAGTGGGCCCAGTGTTCCCACCCAACGTTTCTCGACGTTTTCCAG CTGCTGGAAGAAGGCATGAATGCAGCACACCCCATGGGACTACCTATTAGTAGCCAGGTGCAAGGGATGATTCTGGAAACATTTTCAGACTTTCTGAAAAG CTACCAGCAGAAGGCTGTCGGCTTCATCCAGCAGAACGCGGTCGCTGGGGCCTTCCCGGAGCTGCACGTGCTGGCAAACTGCTGCATCCTCAG GGAAACGTGGCAGGAGCTGACCCAGAAACGGGATCCGCTGGTGGATCTGGGCCCCTGTGTGCAAGGGACCATCCATGACATTGAGGACCACAGCCGGGATCACCTCCTGCCTAGAGTCAGAGCCTTGTGCCAG AGTCTGCTGAGGGACCACTTCGGGCAGAAGAACAAGGGTCTGGTTGGAGCTCTGCAGTTCCCGTGGCAGGGCCTGGAGGGCTGCCCCACCGTGCACTCCACTGCCACGTACGAG CTTTCCCCCAGGCCTCtccatctctttgttcttttgggGGAGCAGAGAACCATGCGACGTTTGCACATGGTGGTCTTTGGGGAGTATGTCCTTGCCCTGGCCACCCACCTCAAGATGCTGGAGCCCAGGAAGTGGGAGGGCCTGCAGCATCAGGTGCAGACAGACACCAGGGCTCTGCACAACATCTTCACGAAGCACAGG GACCTCAGCTTGGCCCACCCGAAGGAGCCCATCATGGAGATCTTCCAGTCCACTGAGCACAAGAACAAGGAGACCGTGGATGACTGGCTGGCCTCCTTCCGGGACAGATTCCCGGGTTATGTGAG CACACAGGACCAGCCATGCAGCTCTGTGGACTTGGAGGAGATCAAGGTTTATAGAAGGtcctgctgccgctgctgctga
- the LOC116591933 gene encoding uncharacterized protein LOC116591933 isoform X3 codes for MACVQTVGAVTWMLCVSHRWWEGSVRPAAVGHEGREMDRLERSGLWGKKKPRLEEEKAGSELQQILPSDARGNPRQQRKGRPPKLAQWLTGFSGRFLRNKRPRNVFHLTENSKGFCSRVHHFVQYLLYVPALQMSLWAPGGDWAQQEVCLDPQGFLELVQDGWFLEACQSISRLEEEGQDCGAQYEAVARSMWQVVQQALDGTGPSQELEQKLRAVLATVEWTQDQHERRKASAPQDSGVATWAGQLNKLLRNDAETQVPTLGPKDQLDLYLEKLDKAVRQGLGSPRASRLGTCLWEVYRTYFHEVLLGRLSELTQSCGADLKSCQVLYTWGKTNLFEQPGRETLAKACRTSWEPVVGHLLDPLMFVTWMSQMQQMLVGLIQEELRKHLDRVLFYDLKKWAQCSHPTFLDVFQLLEEGMNAAHPMGLPISSQVQGMILETFSDFLKSYQQKAVGFIQQNAVAGAFPELHVLANCCILRETWQELTQKRDPLVDLGPCVQGTIHDIEDHSRDHLLPRVRALCQSLLRDHFGQKNKGLVGALQFPWQGLEGCPTVHSTATYELSPRPLHLFVLLGEQRTMRRLHMVVFGEYVLALATHLKMLEPRKWEGLQHQVQTDTRALHNIFTKHRDLSLAHPKEPIMEIFQSTEHKNKETVDDWLASFRDRFPGYVSTQDQPCSSVDLEEIKVYRRSCCRCC; via the exons GCTGGTGGGAGGGCTCTGTAAGGCCGGCTGCTGTCGGACACGAAGGCAGAGAGATGGACCGGCTGGAAAGAAGTGGCCTCTGGGGCAAGAAGAAACCCAggctggaagaagagaaagcaggcagcGAGCTCCAACAAATCCTGCCCAGTGATGCCCGGGGGAACCCGAGGCAACAGCGCAAGGGCCGTCCTCCAAAGCTGGCACAGTGGCTCACAGGGTTTTCGGGACGATTCCTCAGAAACAAAAGACCCCGCAATGTTTTTCATCTGACAGAAAATTCCAAAG GTTTTTGCTCACGTGTTCATCATTTCGTGCAGTATTTACTGTACGTGCCAGCCTTGCAAATGTCACTCTGGGCGCCTGGAGGGGACTGGGCACAGCAAGAAGTGTGCCTGGACCCCCAAG gCTTCCTGGAGTTGGTCCAGGATGGGTGGTTCCTGGAGGCCTGCCAGAGCATCTCCAGgttggaggaggaagggcaggactGCGGCGCCCAGTATGAGGCTGTGGCCCGGAGCATGTGGCAGGTTGTCCAGCAGGCTCTGGATGGCACCGGGCCCAGCCAGGAGCTGGAGCAGAAGCTCCGGGCGGTGCTGGCCACTGTGGAGTGGACACAGGACCAGCATGAAAGGCGGAAGGCCAGTGCCCCCCAGGACAGCGGAGTGGCCACCTGGGCTGGTCAGCTGAATAAGCTACTGAGAAATGATGCTGAGACCCAAGTGCCCACCCTGGGCCCCAAGGACCAGCTGGACCTGTACCTGGAGAAGCTAGACAAGGCAGTGAGACAGGGCCTGGGGTCCCCGCGGGCGAGCCGGTTGGGGACCTGCCTCTGGGAGGTCTACAGGACGTACTTCCACGAGGTTCTCCTTGGCCGCCTCTCCGAGCTCACTCAGTCCTGCGGTGCCGACTTGAAAAGCTGTCAGGTCCTGTACACCTGGGGCAAGACCAACTTGTTCGAGCAGCCTGG CAGGGAGACACTTGCAAAAGCGTGCCGGACCTCCTGGGAGCCAGTGGTTGGGCACCTCCTGGACCCCCTGATGTTTGTTACTTGGATGTCCCAAATGCAGCAGATGCTGGTAGGGCTGATCCAG GAAGAGTTGAGAAAGCATCTAGACAGAGTCCTGTTCTACGATCTGAAAAAGTGGGCCCAGTGTTCCCACCCAACGTTTCTCGACGTTTTCCAG CTGCTGGAAGAAGGCATGAATGCAGCACACCCCATGGGACTACCTATTAGTAGCCAGGTGCAAGGGATGATTCTGGAAACATTTTCAGACTTTCTGAAAAG CTACCAGCAGAAGGCTGTCGGCTTCATCCAGCAGAACGCGGTCGCTGGGGCCTTCCCGGAGCTGCACGTGCTGGCAAACTGCTGCATCCTCAG GGAAACGTGGCAGGAGCTGACCCAGAAACGGGATCCGCTGGTGGATCTGGGCCCCTGTGTGCAAGGGACCATCCATGACATTGAGGACCACAGCCGGGATCACCTCCTGCCTAGAGTCAGAGCCTTGTGCCAG AGTCTGCTGAGGGACCACTTCGGGCAGAAGAACAAGGGTCTGGTTGGAGCTCTGCAGTTCCCGTGGCAGGGCCTGGAGGGCTGCCCCACCGTGCACTCCACTGCCACGTACGAG CTTTCCCCCAGGCCTCtccatctctttgttcttttgggGGAGCAGAGAACCATGCGACGTTTGCACATGGTGGTCTTTGGGGAGTATGTCCTTGCCCTGGCCACCCACCTCAAGATGCTGGAGCCCAGGAAGTGGGAGGGCCTGCAGCATCAGGTGCAGACAGACACCAGGGCTCTGCACAACATCTTCACGAAGCACAGG GACCTCAGCTTGGCCCACCCGAAGGAGCCCATCATGGAGATCTTCCAGTCCACTGAGCACAAGAACAAGGAGACCGTGGATGACTGGCTGGCCTCCTTCCGGGACAGATTCCCGGGTTATGTGAG CACACAGGACCAGCCATGCAGCTCTGTGGACTTGGAGGAGATCAAGGTTTATAGAAGGtcctgctgccgctgctgctga
- the LOC116591933 gene encoding uncharacterized protein LOC116591933 isoform X1: protein MSSSTKIVLNKRNENFSVVSEKPQKNGWWEGSVRPAAVGHEGREMDRLERSGLWGKKKPRLEEEKAGSELQQILPSDARGNPRQQRKGRPPKLAQWLTGFSGRFLRNKRPRNVFHLTENSKGFCSRVHHFVQYLLYVPALQMSLWAPGGDWAQQEVCLDPQGFLELVQDGWFLEACQSISRLEEEGQDCGAQYEAVARSMWQVVQQALDGTGPSQELEQKLRAVLATVEWTQDQHERRKASAPQDSGVATWAGQLNKLLRNDAETQVPTLGPKDQLDLYLEKLDKAVRQGLGSPRASRLGTCLWEVYRTYFHEVLLGRLSELTQSCGADLKSCQVLYTWGKTNLFEQPGRETLAKACRTSWEPVVGHLLDPLMFVTWMSQMQQMLVGLIQEELRKHLDRVLFYDLKKWAQCSHPTFLDVFQLLEEGMNAAHPMGLPISSQVQGMILETFSDFLKSYQQKAVGFIQQNAVAGAFPELHVLANCCILRETWQELTQKRDPLVDLGPCVQGTIHDIEDHSRDHLLPRVRALCQSLLRDHFGQKNKGLVGALQFPWQGLEGCPTVHSTATYELSPRPLHLFVLLGEQRTMRRLHMVVFGEYVLALATHLKMLEPRKWEGLQHQVQTDTRALHNIFTKHRDLSLAHPKEPIMEIFQSTEHKNKETVDDWLASFRDRFPGYVSTQDQPCSSVDLEEIKVYRRSCCRCC from the exons GCTGGTGGGAGGGCTCTGTAAGGCCGGCTGCTGTCGGACACGAAGGCAGAGAGATGGACCGGCTGGAAAGAAGTGGCCTCTGGGGCAAGAAGAAACCCAggctggaagaagagaaagcaggcagcGAGCTCCAACAAATCCTGCCCAGTGATGCCCGGGGGAACCCGAGGCAACAGCGCAAGGGCCGTCCTCCAAAGCTGGCACAGTGGCTCACAGGGTTTTCGGGACGATTCCTCAGAAACAAAAGACCCCGCAATGTTTTTCATCTGACAGAAAATTCCAAAG GTTTTTGCTCACGTGTTCATCATTTCGTGCAGTATTTACTGTACGTGCCAGCCTTGCAAATGTCACTCTGGGCGCCTGGAGGGGACTGGGCACAGCAAGAAGTGTGCCTGGACCCCCAAG gCTTCCTGGAGTTGGTCCAGGATGGGTGGTTCCTGGAGGCCTGCCAGAGCATCTCCAGgttggaggaggaagggcaggactGCGGCGCCCAGTATGAGGCTGTGGCCCGGAGCATGTGGCAGGTTGTCCAGCAGGCTCTGGATGGCACCGGGCCCAGCCAGGAGCTGGAGCAGAAGCTCCGGGCGGTGCTGGCCACTGTGGAGTGGACACAGGACCAGCATGAAAGGCGGAAGGCCAGTGCCCCCCAGGACAGCGGAGTGGCCACCTGGGCTGGTCAGCTGAATAAGCTACTGAGAAATGATGCTGAGACCCAAGTGCCCACCCTGGGCCCCAAGGACCAGCTGGACCTGTACCTGGAGAAGCTAGACAAGGCAGTGAGACAGGGCCTGGGGTCCCCGCGGGCGAGCCGGTTGGGGACCTGCCTCTGGGAGGTCTACAGGACGTACTTCCACGAGGTTCTCCTTGGCCGCCTCTCCGAGCTCACTCAGTCCTGCGGTGCCGACTTGAAAAGCTGTCAGGTCCTGTACACCTGGGGCAAGACCAACTTGTTCGAGCAGCCTGG CAGGGAGACACTTGCAAAAGCGTGCCGGACCTCCTGGGAGCCAGTGGTTGGGCACCTCCTGGACCCCCTGATGTTTGTTACTTGGATGTCCCAAATGCAGCAGATGCTGGTAGGGCTGATCCAG GAAGAGTTGAGAAAGCATCTAGACAGAGTCCTGTTCTACGATCTGAAAAAGTGGGCCCAGTGTTCCCACCCAACGTTTCTCGACGTTTTCCAG CTGCTGGAAGAAGGCATGAATGCAGCACACCCCATGGGACTACCTATTAGTAGCCAGGTGCAAGGGATGATTCTGGAAACATTTTCAGACTTTCTGAAAAG CTACCAGCAGAAGGCTGTCGGCTTCATCCAGCAGAACGCGGTCGCTGGGGCCTTCCCGGAGCTGCACGTGCTGGCAAACTGCTGCATCCTCAG GGAAACGTGGCAGGAGCTGACCCAGAAACGGGATCCGCTGGTGGATCTGGGCCCCTGTGTGCAAGGGACCATCCATGACATTGAGGACCACAGCCGGGATCACCTCCTGCCTAGAGTCAGAGCCTTGTGCCAG AGTCTGCTGAGGGACCACTTCGGGCAGAAGAACAAGGGTCTGGTTGGAGCTCTGCAGTTCCCGTGGCAGGGCCTGGAGGGCTGCCCCACCGTGCACTCCACTGCCACGTACGAG CTTTCCCCCAGGCCTCtccatctctttgttcttttgggGGAGCAGAGAACCATGCGACGTTTGCACATGGTGGTCTTTGGGGAGTATGTCCTTGCCCTGGCCACCCACCTCAAGATGCTGGAGCCCAGGAAGTGGGAGGGCCTGCAGCATCAGGTGCAGACAGACACCAGGGCTCTGCACAACATCTTCACGAAGCACAGG GACCTCAGCTTGGCCCACCCGAAGGAGCCCATCATGGAGATCTTCCAGTCCACTGAGCACAAGAACAAGGAGACCGTGGATGACTGGCTGGCCTCCTTCCGGGACAGATTCCCGGGTTATGTGAG CACACAGGACCAGCCATGCAGCTCTGTGGACTTGGAGGAGATCAAGGTTTATAGAAGGtcctgctgccgctgctgctga
- the LOC116591933 gene encoding uncharacterized protein LOC116591933 isoform X5 encodes MSSSTKIVLNKRNENFSVVSEKPQKNGWWEGSVRPAAVGHEGREMDRLERSGLWGKKKPRLEEEKAGSELQQILPSDARGNPRQQRKGRPPKLAQWLTGFSGRFLRNKRPRNVFHLTENSKGFCSRVHHFVQYLLYVPALQMSLWAPGGDWAQQEVCLDPQGFLELVQDGWFLEACQSISRLEEEGQDCGAQYEAVARSMWQVVQQALDGTGPSQELEQKLRAVLATVEWTQDQHERRKASAPQDSGVATWAGQLNKLLRNDAETQVPTLGPKDQLDLYLEKLDKAVRQGLGSPRASRLGTCLWEVYRTYFHEVLLGRLSELTQSCGADLKSCQVLYTWGKTNLFEQPGRETLAKACRTSWEPVVGHLLDPLMFVTWMSQMQQMLVGLIQEELRKHLDRVLFYDLKKWAQCSHPTFLDVFQLLEEGMNAAHPMGLPISSQVQGMILETFSDFLKSYQQKAVGFIQQNAVAGAFPELHVLANCCILRETWQELTQKRDPLVDLGPCVQGTIHDIEDHSRDHLLPRVRALCQSLLRDHFGQKNKGLVGALQFPWQGLEGCPTVHSTATYERTMRRLHMVVFGEYVLALATHLKMLEPRKWEGLQHQVQTDTRALHNIFTKHRDLSLAHPKEPIMEIFQSTEHKNKETVDDWLASFRDRFPGYVSTQDQPCSSVDLEEIKVYRRSCCRCC; translated from the exons GCTGGTGGGAGGGCTCTGTAAGGCCGGCTGCTGTCGGACACGAAGGCAGAGAGATGGACCGGCTGGAAAGAAGTGGCCTCTGGGGCAAGAAGAAACCCAggctggaagaagagaaagcaggcagcGAGCTCCAACAAATCCTGCCCAGTGATGCCCGGGGGAACCCGAGGCAACAGCGCAAGGGCCGTCCTCCAAAGCTGGCACAGTGGCTCACAGGGTTTTCGGGACGATTCCTCAGAAACAAAAGACCCCGCAATGTTTTTCATCTGACAGAAAATTCCAAAG GTTTTTGCTCACGTGTTCATCATTTCGTGCAGTATTTACTGTACGTGCCAGCCTTGCAAATGTCACTCTGGGCGCCTGGAGGGGACTGGGCACAGCAAGAAGTGTGCCTGGACCCCCAAG gCTTCCTGGAGTTGGTCCAGGATGGGTGGTTCCTGGAGGCCTGCCAGAGCATCTCCAGgttggaggaggaagggcaggactGCGGCGCCCAGTATGAGGCTGTGGCCCGGAGCATGTGGCAGGTTGTCCAGCAGGCTCTGGATGGCACCGGGCCCAGCCAGGAGCTGGAGCAGAAGCTCCGGGCGGTGCTGGCCACTGTGGAGTGGACACAGGACCAGCATGAAAGGCGGAAGGCCAGTGCCCCCCAGGACAGCGGAGTGGCCACCTGGGCTGGTCAGCTGAATAAGCTACTGAGAAATGATGCTGAGACCCAAGTGCCCACCCTGGGCCCCAAGGACCAGCTGGACCTGTACCTGGAGAAGCTAGACAAGGCAGTGAGACAGGGCCTGGGGTCCCCGCGGGCGAGCCGGTTGGGGACCTGCCTCTGGGAGGTCTACAGGACGTACTTCCACGAGGTTCTCCTTGGCCGCCTCTCCGAGCTCACTCAGTCCTGCGGTGCCGACTTGAAAAGCTGTCAGGTCCTGTACACCTGGGGCAAGACCAACTTGTTCGAGCAGCCTGG CAGGGAGACACTTGCAAAAGCGTGCCGGACCTCCTGGGAGCCAGTGGTTGGGCACCTCCTGGACCCCCTGATGTTTGTTACTTGGATGTCCCAAATGCAGCAGATGCTGGTAGGGCTGATCCAG GAAGAGTTGAGAAAGCATCTAGACAGAGTCCTGTTCTACGATCTGAAAAAGTGGGCCCAGTGTTCCCACCCAACGTTTCTCGACGTTTTCCAG CTGCTGGAAGAAGGCATGAATGCAGCACACCCCATGGGACTACCTATTAGTAGCCAGGTGCAAGGGATGATTCTGGAAACATTTTCAGACTTTCTGAAAAG CTACCAGCAGAAGGCTGTCGGCTTCATCCAGCAGAACGCGGTCGCTGGGGCCTTCCCGGAGCTGCACGTGCTGGCAAACTGCTGCATCCTCAG GGAAACGTGGCAGGAGCTGACCCAGAAACGGGATCCGCTGGTGGATCTGGGCCCCTGTGTGCAAGGGACCATCCATGACATTGAGGACCACAGCCGGGATCACCTCCTGCCTAGAGTCAGAGCCTTGTGCCAG AGTCTGCTGAGGGACCACTTCGGGCAGAAGAACAAGGGTCTGGTTGGAGCTCTGCAGTTCCCGTGGCAGGGCCTGGAGGGCTGCCCCACCGTGCACTCCACTGCCACGTACGAG AGAACCATGCGACGTTTGCACATGGTGGTCTTTGGGGAGTATGTCCTTGCCCTGGCCACCCACCTCAAGATGCTGGAGCCCAGGAAGTGGGAGGGCCTGCAGCATCAGGTGCAGACAGACACCAGGGCTCTGCACAACATCTTCACGAAGCACAGG GACCTCAGCTTGGCCCACCCGAAGGAGCCCATCATGGAGATCTTCCAGTCCACTGAGCACAAGAACAAGGAGACCGTGGATGACTGGCTGGCCTCCTTCCGGGACAGATTCCCGGGTTATGTGAG CACACAGGACCAGCCATGCAGCTCTGTGGACTTGGAGGAGATCAAGGTTTATAGAAGGtcctgctgccgctgctgctga